The following DNA comes from Papaver somniferum cultivar HN1 unplaced genomic scaffold, ASM357369v1 unplaced-scaffold_128, whole genome shotgun sequence.
ATTTGCAATGTTTACTTCAAACGTTAGGTAATGGGATCAATGTCAATGCAGAGATCGTAAGACCATAAGCGCAAGGTGTGCTGAATACGATCAGCTCGTCTTTGGTGTTTGAATGCTTCAGCTATTAGAGTGTGTGCTATTTCCCAAATATACTGCCAGTTGGCAATAACTAATTTTATCGCCAAGAAGATGAGGTAATTGGGCATAGGGAAGGATGAACTTTGTTTTCTCGTTGCACCGTAGACGAGTATTTGTAATTTTATCCAAATTTGATTAGGAATGATCTCTTCATAACCTGATAGTATTGCCTGACTTAATTTCCGGAAACATGATGGTCTCCTGTGCATATTATTGCTCGAAACGGATTCGAAGAAATTTTAGGTGTTGTTCCTCTTTATCTTAAAAGGTTCAACATCTTCAGAGACCATTTacacaattttttctttttgttttccatTTAGTagctttttttttgttgttgttgtggctTAGCTATTTAAATTTGGATTTGCAGCAATTCTCACAGAGTATTCTTATTTAACCATTCTTGGGCAGATGCCTACTACAGATGTGGTGTACCCTATTACCAAAACTACAGTCATGTGTACCTTTTACTCCAGTAACTAGTCAGAGGATATTACTTCGTAATACATGTTATAAAGATTAGAGGATATTACTTTCAATTAGTTTTGAATTGGAAGCCCACAcatttctaacatggtatcaaagATAGGTCCGTATGAGAGCGGAATGAGAAGTAGATCCAAAGGGTTGTCCGTCCATCCGTACAGAGGTCCACGTTGTAGTGGATTAATCTCCGCCCTACACGTGGAGGGGGAGCATGTTGGAGAAACTATAAAATAGTCCCAGACAACTTACTCCTTAGCCTAGATCTTAATATATAAGATGTAAAGCCActccacttattgccaattggttttgagttggaagcccacacacttaTAACAAATTCTTTACTCTAAAACAGATACACAATAGTGTGTAGAGATAACATACTTTGTAAACAGAATTGTTCACATGAACAAAACTGACTACATTTTTTTATGCTTGCTAATTTGGTTGTCTGCACAAACTTGttcacagacacattttcagcataTTACGCAACATTCTCCTCCTTAATGTGATGATCACAACTCCAAGTAATTCTCTAAAGTTTTGAAACTTGCCTTTGGGAAGTGCCTTGGTGAATATGTCTACCAATTGATCTTCCATCTTGTAATATTGGAGTTCTATCTTACCATTTTCAACCGCTTCTCGAATGAAGTGATACTTGAGTTTGATGTGCCTTGCTTTATAATGCTCAACCGAATTTTTCGACATAACAATTGCGGATTTGTTGTCACAAAAAATTTCGGTGCATCCTTCTTGCTTCTCTTGAATATCTTCCATGGTTCTTCTTAGCCAAACAACATGAGATGTAGCTATTGATGCCGAAATGTACTCCGCTTCCGCCGTGGATAGAGCTACGGTTGGTTGCTTCTTCGATGCCCAAGAAAATATACCCGAACCAAGAGAAAAAGCATACCCCGGTATACTCTTCATGTCATCAATACACCCTCCCAAGTCGCTATCACAATAGCCAACTAATTTGACATCCAAATTTCTTGAATACATGATTCCAAAATTCATTGTTCCTTGTATGTACCTCAACAACCTCTTTGCCGCACCAAGATGTAGGTGACTAGGTGAACTCATGAACCTAGAAAGCATACTTGAAGCAAACATGATGTCGGGTCTTGTATGTGTAAGATACAACAAGTTTCCAATAAGACCTCTATAGTAAGTCTCATCAACTTTTTTTCCTCCATCATCCTTCTTGGGTTTCTCATTCACTACATGTGGTGTAGATGTGGGGTGGCAACCAAGCATACCAAATTTCTTCAACACCTTTTCGGCATACttgctttgagaaatgaacactcCATCTTCACTTTGATGAACTTCTATACCAAGGAAATACTTGAGCAAACCCATGTCACTCatctcatatttcatcatcatttctctcttgaattGTTCAATCATATGAACATCATTACCCGTAAATAtaagatcatcaacatataaaGCAACAATGAGAATAGATGTACCTTTTATCTTCACATATAGTGTAGGCTCACTCTTGCTTTTGTTGAAGTTTTACCTTCTGAAGTATCCATCTATCTcactataccaagctcttggtgcttgcttgaGGCCATACAAATCTTTCTTCAACTTGTATACTTTGTCCTCTTCTCCTTAAATCACAAAACTTTGTGGTTGTTCTACATAGACCTCTTCATGGAGTTCTCCATTCACAAATGTCGATTTGACATCAAGTTGACAAAGTAACCAACCTTTTTGAGAAGCCATAGCAATCACGGCTCTAATGGTGTCAAGACGAGCAACTGGTGCAAAAGTCTCATTGTAGTCGATGTCGGGTTGTTGAGAGTATCCCTTTGCCACCAACCTTGTTTTATGCTTGTCAAAGTGCCATAGTAACTTCCAAGAGTGAAGTTTGGTTTTTGGATAGTGGATGCACAACTCATATATCCGGTGAAAAAAACTTGTTTGTTGATATGGATACATCCATAAATTCTCTTGTGAAGATGGGGGATGGAAATATGGTTTAAGCTAACGGAAGAGGTATCATTTGTGTGCAGACTATCAATGGAGCAAAATACATTAGAGATGTGTTATATG
Coding sequences within:
- the LOC113331897 gene encoding uncharacterized protein LOC113331897 produces the protein MSDMGLLKYFLGIEVHQSEDGVFISQSKYAEKVLKKFGMLGCHPTSTPHVVNEKPKKDDGGKKVDETYYRGLIGNLLYLTHTRPDIMFASSMLSRFMSSPSHLHLGAAKRLLRYIQGTMNFGIMYSRNLDVKLVGYCDSDLGGCIDDMKSIPGYAFSLGSGIFSWASKKQPTVALSTAEAEYISASIATSHVVWLRRTMEDIQEKQEGCTEIFCDNKSAIVMSKNSVEHYKARHIKLKYHFIREAVENGKIELQYYKMEDQLVDIFTKALPKGKFQNFRELLGVVIITLRRRMLRNMLKMCL